A window of Kineosporia sp. NBRC 101731 contains these coding sequences:
- a CDS encoding DUF397 domain-containing protein: protein MTNRSDGRWIKASASSDGAECVEMRPAGPSVQVRDSKLGHRSPIHTMTRAGFATWLASAKSGELDQLSR, encoded by the coding sequence ATGACGAACCGCAGCGACGGTAGATGGATCAAGGCAAGCGCCAGCAGCGACGGCGCGGAATGCGTAGAGATGCGCCCGGCCGGCCCCAGCGTCCAGGTCAGGGACAGCAAGCTCGGCCACCGCAGCCCCATCCACACGATGACTCGTGCCGGGTTCGCCACCTGGCTCGCCAGCGCCAAGTCCGGTGAGCTCGACCAGCTGTCCCGTTGA
- a CDS encoding helix-turn-helix transcriptional regulator — MARSELGLRLEAARKKAGKTQSDIAEAKIFGLTKLREIETGVRAEPGDVWTLCRFYEVGPDEAKELIHLADMAKSEAFWEDSRDAVPGWFDLYLACERYCSKLSYWHPELVPGILQMPGYARAASDTSGTSDPAIIRKRLAVLDQRRRAMLEREDRNVEIVLGPGTFESQLGSAEAMTEQREALTAFNKLPGIDIRVIPRRSDIHPGMTARFTLMDFPDDRRPSVVYLEALTGARYLEGKRHVSAYRQAFAKIRSVSIPIEEYT, encoded by the coding sequence TTGGCCCGCAGCGAGCTGGGGCTTCGTCTCGAAGCCGCCCGCAAGAAGGCCGGGAAAACCCAGAGCGACATCGCCGAGGCCAAGATCTTCGGCCTGACGAAATTACGGGAGATCGAGACCGGGGTTCGAGCCGAGCCCGGAGACGTTTGGACGTTGTGCCGGTTCTACGAGGTAGGGCCGGACGAGGCCAAAGAGCTGATTCATCTGGCTGACATGGCCAAGTCGGAGGCGTTCTGGGAAGACAGCCGAGACGCTGTGCCAGGGTGGTTCGATCTTTACCTGGCATGCGAGCGTTACTGTTCGAAACTGTCGTACTGGCATCCTGAGTTGGTGCCAGGCATCCTCCAGATGCCCGGGTACGCCAGGGCTGCCTCCGATACATCGGGCACCAGCGACCCTGCCATCATCCGCAAGCGTCTCGCCGTTCTCGATCAACGACGACGAGCCATGCTCGAGCGCGAAGACAGGAACGTAGAGATCGTCCTTGGCCCCGGCACCTTCGAAAGCCAACTCGGGTCAGCAGAAGCCATGACCGAGCAGCGGGAAGCCCTGACCGCTTTCAATAAACTCCCCGGCATCGATATCCGTGTCATCCCTCGACGCTCCGACATCCACCCCGGGATGACGGCCCGGTTCACGCTGATGGACTTCCCTGACGACCGACGCCCGTCCGTCGTGTACCTCGAAGCGCTAACGGGTGCCCGATACCTCGAAGGGAAGCGGCACGTCTCGGCCTATCGTCAGGCCTTCGCTAAAATTCGGAGCGTCAGCATTCCCATTGAGGAGTACACATGA
- a CDS encoding NUDIX domain-containing protein, whose translation MVEDSWVPPSVLLAVDLVILTLRGSRLHLLMVERGIQPYRGDFALPGGFLRDDEEGIVAAAHRELAEEAGLAAGTVHLEQLGVYGEPGRDPRGRVVSVAHLAIAPRLPEPVAGTDAAQAGWWPVDQVLADGFRVAFDHRRIIVDGVEMARAKLEHSSLATAFCASTFTISELQQVYEAVWGVRLDPRNFYRKVHRVEGFIVPEGSSRKPGTGRPAKLFRAGTQVSLYPPIVRSGEPLMSERTLE comes from the coding sequence ATTGTCGAAGATTCATGGGTTCCGCCATCTGTCCTTCTGGCCGTGGACCTGGTCATCCTCACGCTGCGCGGTTCGAGGCTGCACCTGCTGATGGTCGAGCGGGGGATCCAGCCGTACCGGGGCGATTTCGCTCTTCCGGGAGGCTTCCTGCGTGATGACGAGGAGGGCATAGTCGCTGCGGCGCACCGTGAGCTTGCGGAGGAGGCTGGGCTGGCGGCTGGGACCGTGCACCTGGAGCAGCTGGGCGTGTATGGGGAACCGGGCCGGGATCCCCGAGGCCGGGTGGTGTCGGTGGCGCACCTGGCCATCGCCCCGCGTCTGCCCGAGCCGGTCGCGGGCACGGACGCCGCGCAAGCGGGCTGGTGGCCGGTGGATCAGGTTTTGGCGGACGGATTCAGGGTTGCCTTCGATCATCGGCGGATCATTGTCGATGGTGTCGAGATGGCTCGTGCGAAGCTTGAGCATTCCTCGCTGGCAACAGCTTTCTGCGCGTCCACGTTCACCATCTCTGAGCTGCAACAGGTCTATGAGGCGGTCTGGGGAGTGCGTCTGGATCCCAGGAACTTCTATCGAAAGGTGCATCGGGTAGAGGGGTTCATTGTTCCGGAAGGATCGTCTCGAAAACCCGGAACCGGTCGACCGGCGAAGCTCTTCAGGGCCGGTACCCAGGTTTCGCTCTACCCACCGATCGTGCGTAGCGGAGAACCGTTGATGTCTGAAAGGACGCTCGAATGA
- a CDS encoding 5'-methylthioadenosine/S-adenosylhomocysteine nucleosidase — protein sequence MSNRPVVVLTALDLERQAIEQGLEDVRPYLHQHGTRFRRGRVSGGTSEVVLALVGKGNHSAAVLAERAMAEFRPAAVIFVGVAGALQSQIELGDVVVATHVYAYHGALSENDGMKSRPRVWETSHSADQLARELAGDGAWWKPTSAGSVRPSVHFGPIAAGEVVLNSADAPPGRWVEAHYNDALAIEMESAGVAQAGHLNGSLPVVVVRGISDRADGSKMAATDRKRQPEAARHAAAFALAMAEQLGRSAPSQPHDARPTERRTAMSGSHQNIAMGNARVGVQAGTIYGGVRMGADQDQELDLAKEIKQFRLDLDQARREGRLDEATYEAAAAELAVVDASIISEKPASTGLVVVALKKLRGLVGDLADLASKLSTILTLVRGLT from the coding sequence ATGAGTAACCGGCCGGTTGTTGTTCTCACCGCTCTCGATTTGGAACGCCAGGCGATCGAGCAAGGTCTGGAAGACGTTCGTCCGTACCTGCACCAGCACGGAACTCGCTTCCGAAGAGGTCGGGTGAGCGGGGGAACGAGTGAAGTGGTGCTTGCGCTCGTCGGCAAGGGCAATCATTCGGCAGCGGTTCTGGCCGAACGAGCTATGGCTGAGTTCAGACCGGCGGCAGTTATTTTCGTGGGCGTTGCGGGAGCACTGCAGTCGCAGATCGAACTCGGTGACGTTGTCGTGGCCACCCACGTGTACGCCTATCATGGCGCGCTCAGTGAGAACGACGGGATGAAGAGCCGGCCCCGCGTCTGGGAGACCTCGCACAGCGCCGATCAGCTGGCGCGCGAACTGGCCGGAGACGGGGCCTGGTGGAAACCGACTTCCGCGGGAAGCGTTCGTCCATCCGTGCATTTCGGCCCCATCGCAGCTGGTGAAGTCGTGCTGAACTCCGCGGACGCACCACCCGGGCGATGGGTCGAAGCTCACTACAACGACGCGCTGGCGATCGAGATGGAGAGCGCGGGGGTTGCTCAGGCTGGGCACCTGAACGGATCCCTTCCTGTTGTGGTGGTGCGGGGTATCAGTGACCGGGCCGATGGAAGCAAGATGGCTGCCACCGACCGGAAGCGACAACCGGAAGCAGCCCGTCATGCGGCGGCCTTCGCGCTGGCCATGGCCGAACAACTGGGCCGGTCCGCACCCTCTCAGCCTCACGACGCACGTCCTACGGAGAGGAGGACCGCCATGAGTGGGTCCCATCAGAACATCGCGATGGGCAACGCCCGCGTGGGAGTGCAGGCGGGCACGATCTACGGTGGCGTTCGGATGGGTGCCGATCAGGACCAGGAGCTCGACCTGGCGAAGGAGATCAAGCAATTCCGGCTGGACCTCGATCAGGCTCGTCGGGAAGGACGGCTGGACGAAGCCACGTACGAAGCGGCAGCAGCCGAGCTGGCGGTCGTGGATGCATCGATCATCTCGGAAAAGCCTGCATCTACGGGCTTGGTGGTCGTCGCCTTGAAGAAACTGCGAGGGCTGGTCGGGGATCTGGCCGATCTGGCCTCGAAGCTGTCGACGATTCTCACACTGGTCCGGGGGCTGACGTGA
- a CDS encoding carbonic anhydrase, giving the protein MSTSAASRRSLLVSGGAAALGIGLLGAGSGSAQAAVSRSAAVTTPQAALERLLRGNRRFITGHARHPDQTVTHLHEIASGQHPFVTTIGCADSRVSPEILFDEGLGDIFDNRVAGNLVDDLLLGSVEFAVEEFATPLILVLGHERCGAISAAVEALESGSTPAGHIGTIVEALRPVVEPLLGTSADPAETIEAAVRANVRAQVQALTEQSSLIAERVAKGEVRVLGARYDLDNGKVTLVH; this is encoded by the coding sequence ATGTCGACTTCTGCCGCTTCCCGCCGATCCCTGCTTGTTTCCGGCGGCGCTGCCGCGTTAGGTATCGGCCTTCTCGGGGCCGGTTCCGGTTCCGCCCAGGCCGCGGTCTCCCGCTCCGCCGCCGTCACCACCCCTCAGGCCGCCCTGGAACGACTGCTCAGGGGCAACCGCCGCTTCATTACTGGGCATGCCCGTCACCCCGACCAGACCGTCACCCACCTGCACGAGATTGCTTCCGGTCAGCATCCTTTCGTCACCACAATCGGTTGTGCCGACTCCCGCGTCTCCCCCGAGATCTTGTTCGACGAGGGCCTGGGCGACATCTTCGACAACCGGGTGGCCGGTAACCTGGTCGACGACTTGCTCCTGGGCAGCGTCGAGTTCGCCGTCGAGGAATTCGCCACCCCACTGATCCTGGTGCTCGGGCACGAGCGCTGCGGCGCGATCAGCGCCGCCGTCGAGGCGCTGGAGTCCGGTAGCACCCCGGCCGGCCACATCGGCACCATCGTCGAGGCGCTACGCCCGGTCGTCGAGCCGCTGCTGGGCACCTCCGCCGATCCCGCCGAGACGATCGAGGCCGCGGTACGCGCCAACGTGCGGGCCCAGGTGCAAGCACTGACCGAGCAGAGCTCGCTGATCGCCGAGCGCGTGGCCAAGGGTGAGGTGCGGGTGCTGGGTGCCCGTTACGACCTGGACAACGGCAAGGTCACGCTCGTCCACTGA